A genomic stretch from Bradyrhizobium sp. 195 includes:
- a CDS encoding protein-L-isoaspartate O-methyltransferase family protein, whose protein sequence is MSDLAAARARYVALIARREGITSPRLLEALAAVPREAFLGKGPWRIKGEAARSYRLTPSADPVHLYDNVLVAIDARRRLDTGLPSLWAHFIDLLDIRERDRVVQIGCGLGYFSAVLAGMVGPKGRVIAIECDERLAVRASRYLIPYDNVAVVRADGCEDFGEVADVIIVHAGFSQPHPLWLRSLSPRGRLLVPLTQRDREGAVIKITRKGRGFQAEAVQQIRIFPGHGRGTTALDDRVADWWQRASALAPLRFRRLAQGLPSDG, encoded by the coding sequence ATGAGCGATCTTGCCGCTGCGCGCGCGCGTTACGTCGCGTTGATTGCGAGGCGCGAGGGCATTACCTCGCCACGCCTGCTCGAAGCGCTCGCCGCTGTTCCGCGCGAGGCATTTCTGGGAAAAGGGCCCTGGCGCATCAAGGGCGAGGCGGCGCGCAGCTACCGGCTGACGCCCAGTGCCGATCCCGTCCATCTCTACGACAATGTGCTGGTCGCGATCGACGCGCGCCGCAGGCTCGACACCGGATTGCCGAGCCTGTGGGCGCATTTCATCGATTTGCTCGATATCCGGGAAAGGGACCGCGTGGTCCAGATCGGCTGCGGGCTCGGCTATTTCTCGGCGGTGTTGGCTGGGATGGTCGGCCCCAAGGGCAGGGTGATCGCCATCGAATGCGATGAGCGGCTCGCGGTTCGTGCCTCGCGCTATCTCATACCCTACGACAACGTCGCGGTCGTGCGCGCCGACGGATGCGAGGATTTCGGCGAGGTCGCCGACGTGATCATCGTGCATGCCGGCTTCTCGCAGCCGCATCCGCTCTGGCTCCGGTCGCTCAGTCCGCGCGGCCGCCTGCTGGTGCCGCTGACCCAGCGCGACCGCGAGGGCGCAGTCATCAAGATCACGCGCAAGGGCAGGGGTTTTCAGGCCGAAGCGGTGCAGCAGATCCGGATCTTCCCCGGCCACGGCCGCGGCACCACCGCGCTCGACGACCGCGTCGCCGACTGGTGGCAGCGCGCATCTGCGCTGGCGCCGCTGCGCTTTCGCAGGCTCGCGCAGGGGCTGCCGTCGGATGGCTAA
- a CDS encoding AAA family ATPase, protein MLENEPDTGAEGGLKRWLEGIGLGHYSDLFAQHRLDLDVMGDLTESDLAELGLPLGDRKRLQRAMAALFQAETAQAPATTVRPQARTEVGAERRQLTTMFCDMVDSTSLSVQFDPEDVRDMIASFRETCVRVVKHYEGFAARFVGDGILVYFGYPTAHEDDAERAVRAGLEIVRVLSTARAIEPRGALSHSPAVRIGIATGLVVVGDLVGQGTEERDSAVGETVNLAARLQGLAPPNGVVISASTQSLLKGKFEFRNLGVHDLKGISEKAQAWHVMRASRVETRFAAAMGTRLTPLVNREEEIALLMGRWHQVKDGDGQVVVKFGEPGIGKSRIIQEIFERISGDRHGQVSFQCSPYHTSTALYPFAEQLRFSLGLDRDDPSALSLTSLETAIAAAHGDIEQVTPLFAALLSIPTADRYPPLELSPQQQKDATVAALVNHFLGLAREMPLVIAFEDLHWIDPTSREVIDLLVDRVQNRPILVIVTARSEFQPSWNAHSHITTLVLNRLSRQLRTTLVERVAGRELPKEVVEEIIVKTDGVPLFLEELTKTVLESNLLTERHGRYVLSGPWRQLAIPATLTDSLMARLDRMGPFKRIAQIGATIGREFSYETLHAVANTPAEQIEAALNHLEQAGLIMRRGHPPDALYSFKHVMIQNAAHASLLHSERRKLHSRIAQVLAEMYPEKTEREPELLAHHLTESGQSEGAASFWLKAGKQAARSGANLEAIGHLRRGLSVVQANARMQGADEMELDLRIALGNALISAKGYAVQEVEENYIRALELGQQLDDDEKAFAATRGLWVCHFIRADLTRAHDLSVELLKFAKRERLNERAQPAQQTGYLMEAHRSIAMTMLYRGRFAASQHHLHRCINLYSPDLHSDLMERHGTDPGVVSLSYLGYLLWFLGRPDAARQHSEQAIANAEKIRHPFTLAFALVFGAYLCQHLRDVEGTRDHANRAMIIATEHNFLHWKQQAAILRGWALAQLGEADEGLSQMRLGLDEYEAMDSWLAGCWFRCLLAEAYAKVGMREAALRALDGALATARRTGDHSYLAEVYRLQGEITMSDGDPGSVQEAADLFALSLEVARKQGALSWELRTAVSLARLSLDAGKREHARLLLVPVLAKFSEGFNTPDLKQAMQLVNELGADAPVHERAAP, encoded by the coding sequence ATGCTGGAGAATGAGCCGGACACGGGAGCAGAAGGCGGGCTGAAGCGCTGGCTCGAAGGCATCGGCCTTGGCCATTACTCCGATCTCTTCGCACAGCACCGTCTCGATCTCGACGTCATGGGCGACCTGACCGAATCCGATCTGGCCGAGCTCGGTTTGCCGCTCGGCGATCGCAAGCGGCTCCAACGGGCGATGGCGGCGCTGTTCCAGGCGGAAACGGCGCAGGCGCCCGCGACGACGGTGCGGCCGCAAGCCCGCACGGAGGTCGGCGCCGAACGGCGTCAGCTCACCACCATGTTCTGTGACATGGTGGATTCCACCTCGCTCTCCGTGCAGTTCGATCCGGAAGACGTCCGCGACATGATCGCGAGCTTCCGCGAAACCTGCGTCCGCGTGGTCAAGCATTACGAGGGGTTTGCCGCCCGTTTCGTCGGCGACGGTATCCTTGTCTATTTCGGCTACCCGACCGCACATGAGGACGATGCGGAGCGCGCGGTGCGCGCGGGGCTCGAGATCGTGCGGGTGCTGTCGACCGCACGTGCGATCGAGCCACGTGGCGCGCTCAGCCACTCCCCCGCCGTACGCATCGGGATCGCAACCGGCCTCGTCGTGGTCGGCGACCTCGTCGGGCAGGGCACCGAAGAGCGCGACTCTGCGGTCGGCGAGACCGTCAACCTCGCCGCGCGCCTGCAAGGCCTGGCGCCGCCCAACGGCGTCGTGATCTCAGCCTCGACCCAGTCGTTGCTGAAGGGGAAGTTCGAGTTCCGCAATCTCGGCGTCCATGATCTGAAGGGCATCTCCGAGAAGGCGCAGGCCTGGCACGTGATGCGCGCCTCGCGGGTGGAGACCCGCTTCGCCGCCGCCATGGGCACGCGGCTGACGCCGCTCGTCAACCGCGAGGAGGAGATCGCGCTGCTGATGGGCCGCTGGCACCAGGTCAAGGACGGCGACGGCCAGGTCGTGGTCAAGTTCGGCGAGCCCGGTATCGGCAAATCGCGCATCATCCAGGAAATCTTCGAGCGGATCTCGGGCGACCGCCATGGACAGGTCTCGTTCCAGTGCTCGCCCTATCACACGTCCACGGCGCTCTATCCGTTCGCCGAGCAGCTCAGATTCTCTCTCGGCCTCGACCGCGATGATCCGTCCGCACTGTCGCTGACGAGCCTCGAGACCGCGATCGCCGCCGCTCATGGTGACATCGAGCAGGTTACGCCGCTGTTTGCCGCGCTGCTGTCGATACCGACCGCAGACCGCTATCCGCCGCTCGAGCTGTCGCCGCAGCAGCAGAAGGATGCGACCGTCGCGGCGCTGGTCAATCACTTCCTGGGCCTTGCGCGCGAGATGCCGCTCGTGATCGCATTCGAGGATCTGCACTGGATCGATCCGACCTCCCGTGAGGTGATCGACCTCCTGGTCGATCGGGTGCAGAACCGGCCGATCCTGGTCATCGTCACCGCGCGTTCCGAATTCCAGCCGAGCTGGAACGCGCATTCGCACATCACGACGCTGGTGCTCAACCGCCTGAGCCGGCAGTTGCGCACCACGCTGGTGGAGCGCGTCGCGGGACGCGAGTTGCCCAAGGAGGTCGTCGAGGAGATCATCGTCAAGACCGACGGCGTGCCGCTGTTCCTGGAAGAGCTCACGAAAACCGTCCTCGAATCCAACCTCTTGACCGAGCGGCACGGGCGCTACGTCCTGTCGGGCCCGTGGCGGCAGCTTGCGATCCCGGCAACCCTGACCGACTCGCTGATGGCGCGGCTGGACCGCATGGGCCCGTTCAAGCGGATCGCCCAGATCGGCGCCACCATCGGCCGCGAGTTCTCCTACGAAACGCTGCATGCCGTCGCCAACACGCCGGCCGAGCAGATCGAGGCCGCGCTCAATCATCTGGAGCAGGCGGGGCTGATCATGCGCCGCGGCCACCCGCCGGATGCGCTCTATTCCTTCAAGCACGTGATGATCCAGAACGCCGCGCATGCGAGCCTCTTGCACAGCGAGCGGCGCAAGCTGCACTCGCGGATCGCCCAGGTGCTCGCCGAGATGTATCCGGAGAAGACCGAGCGCGAACCGGAGTTGCTCGCCCATCACCTGACCGAGTCCGGCCAGAGCGAGGGCGCCGCCAGCTTCTGGCTCAAGGCCGGCAAGCAGGCGGCCAGGAGCGGCGCCAATCTGGAGGCAATCGGTCACCTGCGCCGTGGCCTCAGCGTCGTGCAGGCCAATGCGCGCATGCAGGGCGCAGACGAGATGGAGCTCGATCTGCGCATCGCGCTCGGCAATGCGCTGATCTCCGCCAAGGGCTATGCGGTACAGGAGGTCGAGGAGAACTACATCCGCGCGCTCGAGCTCGGTCAGCAGCTCGACGACGACGAAAAGGCTTTTGCCGCCACCCGCGGCCTGTGGGTCTGCCATTTCATCCGCGCCGATCTCACCCGCGCGCACGATCTCAGCGTCGAGCTGCTGAAATTCGCCAAGCGCGAGCGGCTGAACGAACGGGCGCAGCCGGCGCAGCAGACCGGCTATCTGATGGAGGCGCACCGTTCGATCGCGATGACCATGCTCTATCGCGGGCGGTTTGCTGCGTCCCAACATCATTTGCACCGCTGCATCAATCTCTACAGCCCCGATTTGCACTCCGATCTGATGGAGCGGCACGGCACCGATCCCGGCGTCGTCTCGCTGTCCTATCTCGGCTACCTCTTGTGGTTCCTCGGCCGGCCGGACGCGGCGCGCCAGCACAGCGAGCAGGCGATCGCGAATGCCGAGAAGATCCGCCATCCCTTCACGCTCGCCTTCGCGCTCGTGTTCGGCGCCTATCTCTGCCAGCATCTGCGTGATGTCGAGGGCACGCGCGACCACGCCAACCGCGCCATGATCATCGCCACCGAACACAATTTCCTGCATTGGAAGCAGCAGGCTGCGATCCTGCGCGGCTGGGCGCTGGCCCAACTCGGCGAGGCGGATGAAGGCCTCAGCCAGATGCGCCTCGGCCTCGACGAGTACGAGGCGATGGATTCCTGGCTCGCCGGCTGCTGGTTCCGCTGCCTGCTGGCGGAGGCCTATGCCAAGGTCGGGATGCGCGAGGCGGCCTTGCGCGCGCTTGACGGTGCGCTCGCGACCGCCAGACGCACGGGCGATCATTCCTATCTCGCCGAAGTCTATCGCCTGCAAGGCGAGATCACGATGTCGGACGGCGACCCGGGCTCGGTGCAGGAGGCTGCGGATCTGTTCGCCCTGTCGCTGGAGGTCGCGCGCAAGCAGGGCGCGCTGTCCTGGGAGCTTCGCACTGCCGTCAGTCTGGCGCGGCTGTCGCTCGACGCCGGCAAGCGCGAGCATGCGCGTCTCCTGCTCGTGCCCGTTCTCGCCAAGTTCAGCGAGGGTTTTAATACGCCGGACCTGAAGCAGGCGATGCAGCTCGTCAACGAGCTCGGCGCGGACGCACCGGTCCACGAACGGGCCGCTCCGTGA
- a CDS encoding endo-1,4-beta-xylanase, whose translation MTRLDRREFLLGGAAALAAGAALAAGASASAVPASKLAQRHQGFGAAATLWDLQADPRLGEAISTYCTQVVPVLELKWPMLRPNAHTFNFERADAILDFARENDLTMRGHALAWYHDIPDWTKQIKATRGVERAYLDHIGTVVSYYKDKLTSWDVVNEPIPDNPRSPKDRRDTFWTQHLGQSWIPLAFRTAAAADPFVKLAINEYDIESAKDSFIAKRAAYRNLIMDLLDQGVPLHAVGLQSHLHAELEIDTHGLAEFVTELRSWGLDVLVTELDVDDQKLTGNPAQRDAIVAKRVDDLLTAISTSGPVRSILTWGLSDRYSWINGTFARADKQPNRPLPLDGEFKPKPFMDVIGKFTKDT comes from the coding sequence GTGACCAGGCTCGACAGACGCGAATTTCTTCTTGGCGGCGCCGCAGCGCTCGCGGCGGGCGCAGCGCTCGCGGCGGGCGCATCGGCGTCGGCCGTGCCGGCATCCAAGCTCGCGCAACGTCATCAGGGTTTTGGCGCGGCCGCCACGCTCTGGGACCTGCAAGCCGATCCCAGGCTCGGCGAAGCCATCAGCACCTATTGCACGCAGGTGGTGCCGGTGCTCGAGCTGAAATGGCCGATGCTGCGGCCGAACGCACACACGTTCAACTTCGAGCGCGCCGACGCCATCCTGGATTTTGCGCGGGAGAACGATCTGACGATGCGCGGCCACGCGCTCGCCTGGTATCACGACATTCCGGACTGGACCAAGCAGATCAAGGCGACCCGCGGCGTCGAGCGCGCCTATCTCGACCACATCGGCACCGTCGTCTCCTACTACAAGGACAAGCTGACGTCGTGGGACGTCGTCAACGAGCCGATCCCGGACAATCCCCGCAGTCCAAAGGACCGGCGCGACACGTTCTGGACGCAGCATCTGGGTCAAAGCTGGATTCCGCTGGCCTTCCGCACCGCGGCCGCGGCCGATCCTTTCGTCAAGCTCGCGATCAACGAATATGACATCGAGTCGGCCAAGGACTCGTTCATTGCCAAGCGCGCAGCTTATCGCAATCTGATCATGGACCTGCTCGACCAAGGTGTTCCGCTCCACGCCGTCGGGCTGCAATCGCATCTGCATGCCGAGCTCGAGATTGACACCCACGGGCTCGCCGAATTCGTCACCGAGCTGCGCTCCTGGGGCCTCGACGTGCTCGTCACCGAGCTCGACGTCGACGACCAGAAGCTGACGGGCAATCCGGCGCAGCGCGACGCCATCGTCGCCAAGCGCGTCGACGATCTCCTCACGGCGATCTCGACCAGCGGACCGGTGCGCTCGATTCTGACCTGGGGTCTCTCGGATCGCTACAGCTGGATCAACGGCACCTTCGCCCGCGCGGACAAGCAGCCGAACCGCCCGCTGCCGCTCGACGGAGAGTTCAAGCCGAAGCCGTTCATGGACGTCATCGGCAAGTTCACAAAGGACACCTGA
- a CDS encoding DUF6492 family protein: MHSVALLTASYAKDIERFSLLSESIDTWLTGYTRHYVLVNDEDMPLFERFASDRRVIVPASRYLPKWLFALPPALQFISKRRVWLSLLSSPVHGWHIQQILKIAGVLNAPEQRVCILDSDNLFFREFDVGKYAGAEKAPLFVTPKDIGADHPLHGLWLRTVDQLLGIKDRSFPADDYVGNALVWDRDTARAMTAAIKSATGLNWVLALCRKKKFSEYLMYGHFVANSPAHLASHRVTEDSIAVSHWDDTPLDRPSIEALIRTASPEQVALCIQSYSSTSIDDIRDVFQLSSRDRRAPSLSPDHIDDAAELEVPTRS; encoded by the coding sequence ATGCATTCCGTCGCCCTGCTGACTGCCAGCTACGCCAAGGATATCGAACGCTTTTCGCTGCTCAGCGAGAGTATCGACACCTGGCTCACGGGATATACGCGGCATTATGTTCTCGTTAACGATGAGGATATGCCGCTGTTCGAGCGCTTCGCGTCCGACAGGCGCGTCATCGTTCCGGCGTCGCGCTATTTGCCGAAATGGCTTTTCGCGCTGCCGCCGGCACTTCAGTTCATCAGCAAGCGGCGCGTCTGGCTGTCGCTGCTGTCGTCACCCGTCCACGGCTGGCACATCCAGCAGATCCTGAAGATTGCGGGCGTGCTCAACGCGCCCGAGCAGCGCGTCTGCATCCTGGATTCGGACAATCTGTTCTTCCGCGAATTCGACGTCGGCAAATATGCCGGGGCTGAGAAGGCGCCGCTGTTCGTCACGCCGAAGGACATCGGCGCAGACCACCCGTTGCATGGGCTGTGGCTGCGCACGGTCGATCAGCTGCTCGGCATCAAGGACCGCTCCTTCCCCGCCGACGATTATGTCGGCAACGCCCTGGTCTGGGACAGGGATACTGCGCGCGCGATGACCGCTGCCATCAAGTCGGCAACGGGATTGAACTGGGTTCTGGCGTTGTGCCGGAAGAAGAAGTTCTCGGAATATCTGATGTACGGCCATTTCGTCGCGAACTCACCCGCGCATCTGGCGTCCCATCGGGTCACGGAAGACAGCATCGCAGTCTCGCATTGGGACGATACGCCGCTCGACCGCCCGTCGATCGAAGCGCTGATCCGCACAGCCTCCCCCGAACAGGTCGCGCTCTGCATCCAGTCCTATTCGTCGACCTCGATCGACGACATCCGCGACGTGTTCCAGCTCAGTTCGCGCGACCGTCGCGCGCCGAGCCTGTCGCCCGATCACATCGACGATGCAGCCGAGCTCGAGGTGCCAACGCGCAGCTGA